The Gemmatimonadota bacterium nucleotide sequence TCCGCAGGCTAGCCCAGCATCTCCAGAAGCTCCGCGATCGTCGTCGCGCCTCGATCCCTGGCGTACCAGCGCCGCAGGACCTTATAGCGGTCGTCGTACGACATGGCCTGCGCCTCGGCCGAGAGCGCCCATCGTTGCAGCTCTCCCGGTCTGGGGCCCCACCAGCCGATCTCGCTCCAGTCGGAGTCGTAGCCGATCACCACGGGAATCGAACGGCTCCGTCCGCCGGTGAGATGGCGGTCCATGATGTCGGGGTTTTCGTCGCGAGCGAGCACGCGCAGGTCCCAGCCAAGGGCCTCCGCGAAACCGGCGATCACGGGCAGGGTGTTGGCCGCGTCTCCGCACCAGTCCTCGGAGAGCGCCAGAAGGCGGGGTACGGGTCGGATGGCGGCGGCTGCCTCGATCTGCTCCTCCTGAAGCCGAACTCTCGAACGGATCCCTGTCCAGAGCTCGCGATGCTCCTCGACCAGCTCCAGGTACTCCTTGAATGTGGGCGCCCCGGCGAAGCGTCCGGGGTCGATGGCTGCGTAACCGGTCATTGGGTGATGTTCTCGACTGTTCGTTTTCCGTCCCTCCTGTAGCCGACGCGCAGTGTTCGCCTCACATCCTTCCAGGCCTTGCGGTCGGGCGCGATGAGATGCCTCACCAGCACGCCGAGGGCGCGAAGGTGATGAGATTGACTGACGACCGCGGAGAGCGAGGTGAACGCTTCCGTGAAATGGAGGTCGTCCGACGTGTCGTGGCGGAGCTGGAGGGACAGCGCGGCCGCGCCTCGACGGAGCTTCCGCCACCGTTCGCGGGTCTTCGGGTTGAGCCTGACGAGGTCGACGAACGAGCCGGAGCGAGGCTCCGCCGCTTCGCCTTCGAAATCCGCCAGACTCCTGAGCCCGACCCGCCGCAGGTGTGCTGCCGCGAGCCCCGCCAGCGGTCTCGCGTCGTCCGAGCCGCCGGCCTCGAGGTAGTGTCGCCAGAGATCGGCGTAGAGCTGCCTCCGGATCGAAGGCCAGTGGCGTTCCGGGTGGAGAGGATGCCAAGGCATGGCCTCCGCAAGCGCAGCCGCCAGGGCGGTGTCCGGGGCTTGCGCCAGGAGAGGCAGAGCGGCCGGCAGGGCGTGCTTGCCGAGCCGGAAGTGGAGAGAGAGATCGACCTCGTCGGCTCCTTCGACGAGGTCGACGAGGCGGGCCGCCTGCAAACGGACGGCATCGGCGTCGAGTATGCCCCAGCACGCTGCGGTGTCGAGACACGATAGCAGCTCCTCCACGCTCAGGGACGGTTCCTTGCGCTCCATGAGCAGGTAGAGCGAGGAGACGAGAGCGGTTCGTCCACGCTTCCGCTCGTTCGACGTCGGGCTGCGGACGCTCAGGGTCGCCTTCCACGAGAATCGGTCACGCGCCCACTTTCCCCGGTAGGAGCGCATCCCGCTGAAGGAGTACTCGCCGAGTCCGCCGCTTCGGTCCGTGCGAGACACTTCCCTGACCCGGGTGAGCTCCGTGCCTCCGAAATCGAAGGGGCCGATCGAGAGCGACGCCCCCCAGGAGCGTTCCACCCGAAAGCTCTTCTGATCGAGAAAACGGCGCACCGTTGCGAGGCGATGTTCGGCCGCCTCTTCCAGTTTGCCTCGGACGAGCGCCGAATGGAGTTCCTCGAACGCGGTCCACTCGGAATTCGTCGACGGATCGGCAGTCGGAGGCGACTCGGAATCGGCGTCCGCAGGCGTCGTCAGTGCGGCTTCGAAGACGACCTCCTCCGATTCGATCCGGCTGTATTCGAACTCCAAAGCCGCCGCCACTCTGGTGTTCGCCGCCGCGGCCAGGAGCTTCCGGGCGCGTTCGGTCAGGGCGTCGAGCCGTTCTTCGACGGTGCGCAGGAGTCGGGCGACATCGAGATCGGTTTCGATACCGAATCTTCCGAGAATGCCTTTGAGGAGGGCTCGTTCGATCTCGTTGAGCGAGCCGGCCTTGCCTGCGGAGATCAAGGTGCGCAGCCAGGAGGGGGAGGCGCCAAGCAGGCCTTCGACGAGGTTTTCGGTGGCTTCGTCGAGTCCCTCGTCCTCGATCAGGGAGGCGGTGATTCTGGGCGAGACCCGCGCCCGAGTCTTCTCGCCGGCCGACCTGCGCACGATGCCTCGGAGGGCGGATTCGCTATCGGGCCGGACGAAGACGAGCTCGAAGGCGTCTTCGATCCGGGCGCTGAAGCTGGCATGCAGCGAGAGCCGGGAGCGGACGCCGAGGG carries:
- a CDS encoding thioredoxin family protein; protein product: MTGYAAIDPGRFAGAPTFKEYLELVEEHRELWTGIRSRVRLQEEQIEAAAAIRPVPRLLALSEDWCGDAANTLPVIAGFAEALGWDLRVLARDENPDIMDRHLTGGRSRSIPVVIGYDSDWSEIGWWGPRPGELQRWALSAEAQAMSYDDRYKVLRRWYARDRGATTIAELLEMLG